A part of Saliniradius amylolyticus genomic DNA contains:
- a CDS encoding SAM-dependent methyltransferase, which produces MPPSLVCVGTGMTLGAHIAPLCRDYIEKADVVFSLMSHGITEKWVEEMNADVRSLQPYYEEGKSRNDSYQEMVEAIVEEVRTGKRVVAAFYGHPGIFACVAHRAINKARDEGFVAHMEPGISAESCLYADLGIDPGRVGCQHYEASQFMFYQRVVDPAAYLILWQVGLAGDQSLGKFSTGAEYRQVLVDILLETYPAEHEVVLYQAKVLPIDEIRNESVALADLPRAELYMHTTLVIPPAQKMQDNPRVRQRLRALDSGLKLVTD; this is translated from the coding sequence ATGCCCCCATCCTTAGTCTGTGTCGGCACCGGCATGACCCTGGGCGCCCATATTGCCCCGTTGTGTCGGGATTACATTGAAAAGGCCGATGTGGTCTTCTCGCTGATGTCCCACGGCATCACCGAAAAATGGGTCGAGGAGATGAACGCCGATGTACGCAGCCTGCAGCCTTATTACGAAGAGGGTAAGTCCCGCAATGATTCCTATCAGGAAATGGTGGAAGCCATCGTTGAGGAAGTGCGGACCGGTAAGCGGGTAGTGGCCGCCTTTTACGGCCACCCCGGTATTTTTGCCTGTGTGGCCCACCGCGCCATTAACAAGGCCCGCGATGAAGGCTTTGTCGCCCATATGGAGCCGGGTATCTCGGCCGAGTCCTGCCTGTATGCCGATCTCGGCATCGATCCGGGCCGTGTGGGCTGTCAGCACTACGAAGCCAGCCAGTTTATGTTTTATCAGCGGGTGGTGGACCCGGCTGCCTACCTGATTTTATGGCAGGTAGGGCTGGCCGGAGACCAGTCTCTGGGCAAGTTTTCTACCGGCGCGGAATACCGGCAGGTGTTGGTGGATATTTTACTTGAGACCTACCCGGCCGAACATGAGGTAGTCCTGTATCAGGCCAAGGTACTGCCCATCGACGAGATACGAAACGAGTCGGTGGCGCTTGCCGACCTGCCCCGGGCCGAGCTTTATATGCACACCACATTAGTCATTCCGCCGGCGCAAAAGATGCAGGATAACCCCAGAGTCCGCCAACGGCTTAGGGCTCTGGATAGTGGACTCAAGCTAGTGACCGATTGA
- the glyA gene encoding serine hydroxymethyltransferase: MLSRDMNIADFDPELAKAIQQENERQEHHIELIASENYCSPRVLEAQGSQLTNKYAEGYPHKRYYGGCEFVDIAEDLAIERAKELFGADYANVQPHSGSQANTAAFMAMLDAGDTVLGMSLAHGGHLTHGAHVNFSGKTYNAVQYGLDEETGEIDYAQVEALALEHKPKMIIGGFSAYSGIVDWAKFREIADKVGAYLLVDMAHVAGLIAAGLYPSPMKHAHVVTTTTHKTLAGPRGGLILSACGDEDLYKKLNSAVFPGNQGGPLCHVIAGKAVAFKEALEPEFKVYQQQVLDNAKAMVEVMQERGYKVVSNGTHNHLFLMDLIDKDITGKDADAALGRANITVNKNAVPNDPRSPFVTSGLRIGTPAITRRGFKEEQARQVGSWICDVLDNMGDDSVIERVKGEVVELCKAFPVYA, from the coding sequence ATGCTGTCGCGCGATATGAACATTGCGGATTTTGATCCGGAACTGGCGAAAGCCATCCAACAGGAAAATGAGCGTCAGGAACACCATATTGAACTGATCGCTTCGGAAAACTATTGCAGTCCCCGGGTACTGGAAGCGCAGGGTTCACAACTGACCAACAAATACGCCGAAGGGTATCCTCACAAGCGTTACTACGGCGGCTGTGAATTTGTGGATATCGCCGAAGACTTAGCCATCGAGCGCGCCAAAGAGCTGTTCGGTGCCGATTATGCCAATGTGCAGCCTCACTCCGGTTCTCAGGCCAATACCGCGGCCTTTATGGCGATGCTGGATGCTGGCGATACCGTTTTGGGGATGAGCCTGGCTCACGGTGGTCACCTGACTCATGGCGCTCATGTCAACTTCTCCGGTAAAACTTATAACGCGGTTCAGTATGGCCTGGATGAAGAAACCGGCGAGATCGATTACGCGCAGGTGGAAGCTCTGGCACTTGAGCACAAGCCTAAGATGATCATCGGTGGCTTCTCGGCTTATTCCGGTATTGTGGACTGGGCGAAGTTTCGCGAGATTGCCGATAAAGTGGGCGCGTACCTGCTGGTGGATATGGCTCATGTGGCAGGCTTGATTGCTGCTGGCCTCTATCCCAGCCCGATGAAACACGCCCATGTGGTGACGACTACCACCCACAAGACTCTGGCGGGTCCTCGTGGTGGTTTGATTCTGTCGGCGTGCGGCGATGAAGACCTGTACAAGAAACTCAACAGCGCGGTATTCCCTGGTAATCAGGGCGGTCCTTTGTGTCACGTGATCGCCGGTAAGGCGGTAGCCTTTAAGGAAGCGCTGGAGCCCGAGTTTAAGGTTTACCAGCAGCAGGTGCTGGATAATGCCAAGGCCATGGTTGAGGTGATGCAGGAGCGTGGTTATAAGGTGGTGTCTAACGGTACTCACAACCACCTGTTCCTGATGGATCTGATCGACAAAGACATCACCGGTAAAGACGCCGATGCAGCGCTGGGCCGGGCCAATATCACCGTGAATAAGAACGCAGTACCCAATGATCCTCGCTCGCCGTTTGTCACCAGTGGTTTGCGTATTGGTACGCCGGCCATTACCCGCCGAGGCTTTAAGGAAGAGCAGGCCAGGCAAGTGGGTAGCTGGATCTGTGACGTGCTGGATAATATGGGCGATGACTCAGTGATCGAACGCGTTAAAGGCGAAGTGGTTGAGCTTTGTAAGGCTTTCCCGGTTTACGCGTAA
- the nrdR gene encoding transcriptional regulator NrdR produces the protein MFCPFCSEQETKVIDSRLVADGHQIRRRRECINCHERFTTFETAELVMPRVVKRDGSREPFNEDKLRAGLQRALERRPVSTEQVEKCINRLKSTLRATGEREVTSQFIGSVIMDALKELDKVAYVRFASVYRSFEDIREFGEEIARLGDNE, from the coding sequence ATGTTTTGCCCCTTTTGCTCCGAGCAGGAAACCAAAGTTATCGATTCGCGACTGGTGGCCGACGGCCATCAGATCCGCCGCCGCCGTGAATGCATTAACTGCCATGAGCGTTTTACCACCTTTGAAACCGCCGAGCTGGTCATGCCCCGTGTGGTTAAGCGCGATGGCTCTCGTGAACCCTTTAACGAGGACAAGCTCAGAGCGGGATTACAGCGTGCCTTGGAGCGCCGGCCGGTGAGTACCGAGCAGGTCGAGAAGTGCATAAACCGGCTGAAATCCACCCTCCGCGCCACCGGTGAGCGGGAAGTGACCAGTCAGTTTATCGGCAGCGTTATCATGGACGCGCTAAAAGAGCTGGATAAGGTGGCCTATGTGCGCTTTGCCTCTGTGTATCGCTCCTTTGAAGATATTCGCGAATTCGGCGAAGAGATTGCCCGTCTGGGGGACAATGAATGA